TCCATTGTAACAGAAGGGCGGCTTCTTTTGTATTTAGACAAAAAGAAAAGGGGGCTGTCCCTAAGTCATCCTCGATGACTTTTGGGACAGCCCCCACTTAAAAAGGGGAGCCAGCGTCCCGTGGGGGGAGGACGCTGGCTACGGCAAAGGGGAGGGTTGTCCTCAACCCGTGGGGGCAGGCTGAGGACCGGAACAAAGGAGGGTGAGCGGTGGGTGATCCTCGGGTCGACCGACTGCGTTTCTTGGCAGGTATAGGCTTCGACGAATGCTGCGACATCGGGGTCTGATTGGGGGATCAAACCGCTGGATGTAGATCCAACCGACCCAAGTGATCGCCTACGTGCAGAGCATAACAAAGCTCCTGGAAATCGAACATCCATCCTTAGCACTCAAATAGTCTAGCGCAAGTACTACGCTATTCGGCCGAGCATCGTCCCTTCAGTGCTCCAGGGGGTCCCAGCGACCGGCCTCCTGCCGGAGGCGGCGCAGGAGCAGCGCGGGCCCCGGTGCGGCATCGGTCCTGCGCCCGAGCCCCTCGTCCACGAGGTTCAGTTCCGCGTCCAGCCACGCGTACGCCGTGAAGGGGGAGAAGCCGTCAACCTCGTAGCGCATGTCGGACCAGCGCACCTCCCAGAGGCCGTCCCGCCACGCCACCTCCACACGGGGGCGCCGGGTCCAGCTGGCAAAGGCGGTGACCGTCGCCGCCTTGAGGGACGCCAGCACCACCTGGTCATACTGGTTCGCGGCCCGCTGCGGCCGGCTGACGCGGCCCGGCCAGACCCAGACCATACCCGTCAGGAAGCCGCCGGGCTGCTGGACCACGTAGCGCCAGGCGTTGAGGGAAAGCAGCGTCGGGTGGACGGTCACCACCTGCAGCGCCCAGCCCACGCCGCACCCGACGGCCTCTCCGCAGTCCGCCGGGGGCCTGAGGTACTCGACCACCAGGGCCCTGGCACGGCGGTGCAGCAGGAAGCGGAGCAGCCCGTAGAACCCCAGCGCCAGCCAGACGCTCCCGAACACGACTGGCCGCCCCGCCGGGAGCAGCGCGTGCGCGAGCCACCCCGCGCCGACGATGGCCAGGATGCCCAGGTCGACGATCGGGATGAGGTCGAAGGCGATGCGGCGGGGGGAGAACGGCCACAGGCCCTGCGTGCCGTAGTCGTTGCCGAAGTCGAACAGCACGTGCGAGAGCGTGCCCAGCAGCGCCGCTCCGAAGAGCGGCCCGAGCGGGGCACCGGGGTGCAGCAGCTTCATCCCGGCCGCGATGAGCGCAGCCTGCAGTGGCAGCGTCGCCAACCCGTGGGTGGGACCGCGGTGTGCGCGCAGGTAGCCCACTCGACCGCGCACGAACTGCACCACGATGTCGATGTCGGGCGACTCGGCGCCGAGGACCGCGCTCCAGCAGACGGCCGCGTGGGTGCCCTCGGGGAAGAGCCCCGCCACCGCCGACCCGATGACGGCGTGCGATACGGGATCCACCGCAACACCCCCTTGCCGGCAGCTGCCTAGCGCCTGGGGTAGATGATCGAGGCCGCGGCCAGCGCCGGGTCGAAGTGGCTGCGCAGCCGCTCGTTCGCGGCCTCCACCGTGAGCGACTGCAGGGTGGGGAGCAGGTCGAACAGGCCGATCTGCTTGAAGAACCCGTCGATGAACAGGTAGGCTGCGCCCTCCAGGTCGTTCATCAGGTTGATCACGCGGCCGATCAGCTTCCGCCGCGCTCGCTCGAAGTCGGCCTCCGCCAGCCCCTGCTGCTGGGCCTCCTGGAAGCCGGCCAGCAGCCGGGCCTCCAGCTCGGACGGATCGTGGGTCGGGCCGGTGAGGTAGGTATGACCGAAGCTCACCTCGGGAACGTGCTCGAAACCGAACCGCTGGTCGATCAGTCCGGACTCGTAAAGGTGCGTGTAGAGCGGGGAGCCCCGCCCGATGACCACGTCAAGGAGCAGCGAGGTGAGCAGGTCGCGCTCGAGCAGCGCCCGGCCGGTGAGCCCCACCTCCCTCTCCTTGAACCCGAGCCGCAGGATCGGCTGACTCACCACCAGCTCCTGCATCCGCCGCCGCTCGTTGATGACGGGCGGCTCCTCGGGCAGGATTCGCTGGATGGCTGGCTGCGCCGGGTATTCGCGGCCGGCGAAGGACGCCCGGACGCGCTCCACCACCTCCGTCGGGTTCAGGTCGCCCGCCACGAAGAGCACCATGTTCGACGGGTGGTAGAAGATGCGGTGGCAGACATACAGCAGGTCCTTGTCGATCCTGCGGATCGACTCGACGGTGCCCGCGATGTCGATGCGCACCGGATGGCGCACGTAGAGCGCCTCCAGCAGGTTGGCCGAAGAGCGCCATCCCGGGTCGTCGAGGTACATCCGGATCTCCTGCTCGATGATCCCCTGCTCCTTGGCCACCGTCTCGGCGGTGAAGTAGGGTTCCTGCACGAACTCCAGCAGCAGGTCGAGGCACGCCTCGAACTGGCTGGTCGTGGTGAAGTAGTAAACGGTGTGGGTGAATGTGGTGTAGGCGTTGGCCTCGGCGCCGAGCTCCGAGAACCGGTCCGCCACGTTGCCCTCCGGGCTCTCGAAGAGCTTGTGCTCCAGGAAGTGGGCGATGCCGTCGGGCACATGCACGGCCTTGCCGGTCTGGGGATTGACGAACCGGCTGTCGATCGAGCCGTACTGCACCGCCACGCGCGCGGTCATCTGCCGGTAGCCTGGCTTTACGAGCACAGCCACCGTCAGCCCGTTCTCCAGCCGCTCCGTGAAGAGCTCATCCCGCAGCATCGGGTCAAACTGCCGCTCCATGACCTACGCCCCCCCTTCCCGCCGCGTGAGCATGTACACGGTGTCCGGCGTGAAGTGGCGGGCCGCCTCGGCCACCTGCTCACGGGTGACCCGGCGGTAGAGGGCCACCCGGTCGTCGATGGAGAGATCCCGTCCGGAGAAGACCTGGTCCACGGCCAGCTCCGCCATGGCCCCGGGGCTGTCGGCGGCGCTCAGCATGTCGTTGACCAGGGTGGCGATGGTCGTCTCCATCTCGGCGTCGGAGACCGCCCCCTCCTGCACCGCCCGGAGCTGCTCGAGCATGATGGCCTTGCACCGCTCCGCGTCGGCAAACTCGACCCCGGCGTACATGTAGCCGATCCCCTTCACCGTCTCGATGGAGGAGTAGGCGAAGTAGGCCAGCGAGTTCTTCTCCCGCACCTCCTGGAAGAGCTTCGAGTGCGAGAAGCCGCCCAGCACCCCGTTGGCGACCAGCATCGGGAAGTAGAGCTCATCCCGCAGCGTGATGCCGGTGCGGAAGCCGATCACCACCACGCCCTGGTTCACGTCCAGCCGGTCCACCACGTCCTTCACCGCGCGGTCCGGGCCCCGCTTCACCACGGTGTCGGGGAACCGGCGCGGACCGGCCGGCAGCGGCAGCCGCCGGGCCACCTCTTCCCGCAGGCCGGCGGGGTCCACGTCGCCAAGGACGAAGATGTCCACCGGCGCCTCGGTCAGCACGCGCCGGTGGTGGGCCAGGAGCGAGGCAGGCGTCACCCCCTCCAGGTCCTCCACCCGCCCGAGCCGGTGCAGGGCGAAAGCCTCCCCCTCGCACATGGCCGCGGTGCAGCGGACCATCGCGTAGCGCCGCTTGTCGTTGATCAGCCCCTCGATCATCTGCCGGAGGTTGGTACGCTCCTGATCCACATACTCCGGCTTGAAGCCGTCGCCCACCAGCAGCGGGCGGGTGATGATGCCGCCCAGCACGTCCAGCGCCTGCGGCAGCAGCCCCTGCGCCCCGGGCACGTGCTTCTCGCCGGCGACCTCCATCTGGAAGACGATCGACTGCACCTCACCCCGGCGCGCCACATCCACGCCGAAGGACGCCCCGTACAGCTCGTCGAGGTGGCGGGACAGTTCGGCGGTGGTGGGGAAGTCGGCCGAGGCGCGCGCCAGCACCATCGGGAGGAGAGCGTTGTAGGTGACGGTCACCGGCTCCAGCGGCATATGGAAGTAGACGTAAATCGTAGTGGTCTTGAACTTCGTCGTGGGCTGTACGTAGAGGTTCACCCCCTCACTGAGGGGGAAGCGGGTGAAGCGATCGCCCAAACGGAAAACCCTCCTTCCACAGTGCTAGTCTACCCCGCATCCCGGCAGCTCCGCACACCGGCCCACGCCAGGCACCACTCCACGGCGTCGGTGACCGGCAGCCCGGAGAGCTCGGCCAGGGGCACCCAGCGCGCCTCGGCTGCGTCGTCAGAGGGCGTCAGCGCGCCTCCGGCCGGCCGCGCGAGAAAGTACTGCACCACGTAGTGGTAGCGTACCCGGCCGGACTCGTCCCGGTCGATCGCGTCGCGGTAGCCCAGGTACCGCTCGATGGTGACGTCCAGTCCCGTCTCCTCCCGCACCTCGCGCAGCAGCGCCTGTTCCACGGTCTCCCCCAGTTCGACGCGGCCCCCGGGCAGCCCCCAGTAACCCCGGAGAGGCGGGTTCGCCCGCAGCACCAGAAGCACCTGCTGCCCGTCCATGATGAGGGCGTGGCACGACGGCATCGGGTATCCGGCATATGCTCGGCCCATCTGCTTCACTCCCTGTGAAAAACCCCCGCCGCTAAGGGCGGGGGGGTGAATCGCCGACTAGAAGGCCGGTGCGACCTGCGAGGTTCCGCCGCCGACCAGACGGGGCTTCTTGGGCTCCGGCTTTGGCCTGGGCGGCAGCAGCTGGGCGAGCAGGTCCTCCAGCTCCTTGCCCTCCAACGTCTCCTTCTCCAGCAGGATCTCCGAGACCTTGTCCAGGGCGTCCTTATGCTCCGTGAGGATGTCCAGCGCCCGCTGGTAGGCAGTGTGGACGAAGTTGCGGACCTCCTCGTCGATCAGGCCAGCCACCTCTTCGGAGTAGTTGCGGAGCCGCGTCATGTCGCGGGCCAGGAAGATCTCGTCCTGCTTCACGCCGTAGGTGAGCGGCCCGAGCTTCTCGCTCATGCCCCACTCGGTGACCATCCGGCGGGCCCACTGGGTGGTGCGCTCGATGTCGTCGTAGGCGCCGCTGGTGATCTCGCCGAAGGTGATCTCCTCGGCGGCCCGGCCGCCCAGCGCCATGGTCATGCGGTCGAGGATCTCCGACTTGGAGATGTTGTACCGGTCCTCCACGGGCAGGAACATGGTGTAGCCCATCGCCCGGCCCCGCGGGATGATCGTGATCTTGTGCAGCGGGTCCATGTGTGGCAGCATGTGCCCGACCACCGCGTGCCCGGCCTCGTGCCACGCCGTGACCCGCTTCTCCTTCTCCGAGATCACCCGCGACCTCTTCTCGGGGCCGCCGGCCATCACCCGGTCGATCGCGTCCTCGAGGTCGGACATGGAGATCTTCTTCTTCCGCCGCCTGGCGGCCAGGAGCGCGGCCTCGTTCATCAGGTTGGCGATGTCGGCACCGGTGAAGCCGGGCGTCCGCTTCGCCAGCACCTCCAGGTCGACGTCCTGATCCAGCGGCTTGCCCTTGGCGTGCACGTTGAAGATGGCGAGCCGGCCCCGCAGGTCGGGGCGGTCAATCACGATCTGCCGGTCAAACCGCCCGGGGCGCAGCAGCGCCGGGTCCAGCACGTCCGGCCGGTTGGTGGCGGCGATGATGATGATGCCCTCGTTGGCCGAGAACCCGTCCATCTCCACCAGGAGCTGGTTCAGCGTCTGCTCCCGCTCGTCGTGACCGCCGCCATAGCCGGCGCCGCGCTGGCGGCCGACCGCGTCGATCTCGTCGATGAAGACGATGCAGGGCGAGTTCTTCTTCGCCTGCTCGAACAGGTCGCGGACGCGGCTCGCGCCGACGCCGACGAACATCTCGACGAAGTCAGAGCCCGAGATCGAGAAGAACGGGACGCCGGCCTCGCCGGCAACCGCCTTGGCCAGCAGGGTCTTGCCGGTTCCGGGCGGGCCGAACAGCAGAACGCCCTTCGGGATCCGGGCGCCGAGCTCCAGGTAGCGCTTCGGGTGCTTGAGGAAGTCGACGATCTCCGCGAGCTCCTCCTTCACCTCATCGATGCCGGCGACATCCTCGAAGGTCACCCGCTTCCGGTCGTCGGTGATCAGCCGCGCCCGGCTCTTGCCGAACTGCATGACCCGGTTACCCGATCCCTGGGTCTGCTGCATGATGAAGAAGAACGCGAGGAGCACCAGCACCACCGGAACCAGGGTCTGCAGCAGGATCGCCCAGATGCCGGACGTGTTGTCCTGCCGGAAATCGTACTGGATCTCCGGGTGCTGCTGCAGTTCCTGAATCAGGGGCCCCTGGTTGGACGGGCCGGGCACCTGCACGGTGAATTTCTCGCCAGTGATCAGCTCACCCTCAGCGTACGACCCGCTCAGGGTGACCCGCTTCACCTGTCCCTCCTGGATGTACTGGATGAGGTCAGAGTACATCAGGCGGGTGGTTTGCTGGCTGGTCCCTCCCAGTTGAACGGCTATCGCCACTGAGATGACCAGTATCAACATATAGAAGGCAAGACTGCGGAATAGCTTATTCAAGTCTGCCAGGCCCCTCCTTCCACAAAGGGCAGTCGCGACAGGGCGCAGAGAGATACTTCTTCACTGTTTGAGTCGGCCGCGAGGCGGCAAAAGATACTTGCTCAGTGTACCATATTTGACGGCCCGGAGCAACCTGAGGCGCCCGCCGTTCCGGCGCCCATCGGCCCCTCCGGGGCGCTGCGCAGCACGACGCGGAGCACCGTGCGCGTCTCTGCGTCCGGGCGGAACCGGCGGTCCCGCCTCACTCCCGGCACCCAGACGACCGCGTCTCCGGCGACCAGGAGCGGGAGGCGATCGCGCCGGGCCCTGGGCACCTTCGCATCTACAAGGATATCCTGAAGCTTCTTGGAGCCTTCCATTCCCACGGGCCAGAGCCGGTCCCCCGGCTGCCGCAGGCGGATCGCCAGCCTCCCGGGCAGCCGGTCGCGGTCAAGCCAGGCTTCATCCGGAGGCTCCGCACCCGCCACGGCCGCGGCGGGCACAACCTCCGTGTACACGCGCAGGCCCAGCTCCGGAATTCGCGTCTCCCCCCCGAGGACCAGCTGCCACTGCCCGTCCCGGGGCGTGCTCTCCCCGACGGTCCTGGCAAAGCGGCAGCGCCCGTACTCCACGGTCAGGCACACCCCCTGCGGCAGGTCCAGCCTGTGGCTGCCGTCCGTCCGCCCGGCCAGCTCCAGCACCCGGTTCACCGCCGGGAGCCCGGGCGCATATTCCGCGCCCGCCACGCGCTGGACCGCCATCCGGACGACCCTGCGCGCGAGCGCCGGCGGTTCCTGCACCAGCCGCGGACCGTCCAGCTCGACGGCGAGCTCCCCGGACGGCGTCCGCTCCTCGCGCCAGCCGCAGCGAGCACGCGCCTGCTGCGCCAGGTCCGCGAGCAGGCGGTCCTCCTCACGCAGCAGCTCTGCCATCTGGGCAAGGTGATCCACCACGGCCTCGTCGTAACGCTCGGCCAGCAGCGGCAGCAGCTCGTGCCGGATCCGGTTCCGCAGGAAGTCCTGCTGTAGATTGGACGCATCGAGGCGGGGTGCGAGTTTGTGTGCGCGGCAGTACTCCTCGATTTCCGCGCGCGTACACGTCAGCAGCGGACGGATGATGACGAGGCCGCCCTCCTCCCGCACCGGCGGGATCCCGGCAAGACCCGTCGAACCGCTGCCCCGCAGCATCCGCATCAGCACGGTCTCGGCCTGGTCGTTGCGGCTGTGGCCCGTCGCCACCCGCTGTGCGCCGATGGCGGCGGCCAGCCGGCGGATCTCGGCGTAGCGCCTCCGCCGGGCGTTGGCCTCGAGGGAGCCGGGCTCCCGCTCCAGCTCCCCGGCCTTCAGGGCGACCGTCGTCAGGGGCAGGGACAGGCTTCGGGCCAACTCGGCGACGTAGGCAGCGTCGGCGCGGGAGGCCGCGCCGCGCAGGGCGTGGTCCATGTGAAACAGGTGCAGCGAGAGCCCCCACTCCGGGGCCAGGCGGTGCAGCAGGTGGGCGAGCGCGACCGAGTCCGGGCCGCCGGAGACGGCCACGATCACCCGGTCCCCGGGCAGCACCATCTGATGCCGCACCAGTTCGGCGCGCACCCTCTCCAGGAGCGGCACGGCGTCACCCCCCCCAAGCGAATCCCCGGCAGTGCCGAGTCGCGTTTCGACACTGGCCGGGGATTCCCTTCCTCACCGGCACCGCATAGCATTAGCGCCTGCGGCCCCGCTCACCCCTGTCCTCCTTCCGCTGGGGCTTCATGCGCGGCGCGGGCTGCGCGGGGACCCATTCGCCGGTCACCCTGGGTCGCGGCCGCTCGTCGCCCCCGTGGCCGTCCACCTGATCCACCCGGGCGACGACCACCGTGAGGTCGTCCTCCGGCGCAGGCGTCAGGTCGAGCGCACGCGCCAGCAGCCGCTCCGCCAGCTCTTCCGGATCCGCCGTCTGCTCGCGCCCGAGGTGCTCCAGGACCCAGCGCTCCTTGTCCGCCTCGTCCCTGGCCACGTCGAGGATGCCATCGCTCACCATGACGATGATGTCGCCGTCGCGCAGGTTCCGGAACTCGGGCTCCACCTCGATCTCGGTGACGATGCCGACGGGTACGGACGGCATCTTCACCAGGGTGACGTCGTTGCCCCGCTTCAGGAAGCTGGGGGCGGCGCCGACCTTGACGAACTCGGCGCGCCCCGTGGTCAGGTCGAGCACCGCAAGGTCCACGGTGGCGAAGCTGTCGCCGGGGCCGCGCAGCAGCAGGACGGAGTTGACGGTCCTGACGGCCACCTCCGTGTTGAACCCGGCGTCGAGGAGCTGCTGCAGCAGCTTGACGGTCTCGCCGGACTGCACCGCCGCCTCGCGGCCGACGCCCATGCCGTCGCTCAGGGCCAGCAGAAAGCGGCCCCGGGAGAGCGGGCCCGTCACGGCCGAGTCGCCCGAGATGTGGCCGCCCCGCTTGGGCATGCGGGCCACGGCCGCCGTCGCCCGGAAGACGGCTGTCAGACCCTGGTGGTTCCGGCTGCCCGCCTCCACCTCGTCGGCCATGCGGTCCAGCATCCGGGCGACGTTCTGCACGTACTCTCCGGCGATTGCCCTGCCCTCCTCCAGTTTCCGCGTGAGGGCACGGCCGGACCGCTCCAGGTCGTGGACGTGGTTGAGCGTCACGACGATCTGCTCGGGGTGGATGCACCTCGCCTCCAGCTGCTCCGGAAGCGGCGCCATGGGCAGCGTCCCCTCGTTCTCGATCTGCTCCCACAGTCCCTCAAAGAGCCGCCGCGACTCCTCTGGCTCCTTCTGCCAGCACTGCGCATACAGCGAGCACGAGTGGCACACCGTCTCCACCACCTGGCGGAACCGGGTTTCGGGCTCCTGCGCGGCGCCGGCGCTCACGGCGGCCACCTGCGTGTACGTGCGCTGGATTTCCTTCAGGACCTGTGCCATGGCCCGCAGCTGGTCCCGTGCGCCGGCCACCACCGCGTCCTCCCTGTCCTGCCCCGCCGGCGGGTTCTGCGCCCGCGGGCGGACGCTGACGGCCCCGGACAGGCGGGAGATCCAACGGGACGGGATGATCCAGAACAGAACCGTGGCGGCGACGGCGGAGAGGGCCATCGACTCCAGCACGGCGCCCTGGCCCTGGGTTGCCATCGTGTACGAGAGGAAGCCCAGCATGTAGGAGAGGCCGACGCCCGGCTTCCTCAGCTCCCGGAACGAGCCGCCCAGGAACCCTGCGATGACGTAGGCCATTGCGTGGCTCTCGGTGAGCGCGGGGTTCAGCCATGCTCCGGCGGCCGGAGGGCTGGCGAGCACCGAGAGGAACGACGACATGCCGATGACGGCCCCGGCCGCGGCGCCCCACCCCAGGCCGCCGGCCTGGGCGAACAGCATCACGGCCAGACCGGCCGCGGTCGCGTGCAGGGAGACCCGCCCCCAGAGGGTGAGGTCCTGCAGGCCGGTGAACGCCGCCGCCAGGAGGATGATGGCGGGAATGGGCAGGTCGGCGGTGAGTCCCTCCGGATAGCGGGGCTGCGTCAGCTCCTCGACGGCGAGGGTGAAGATGAGGGCCAGCACACCCGTAAGGCCTGCCCAGAAGGTGAGCTGTATCCAGTCCGCCGCGGGGTTCTGCAGCACCCCCTGAACCGCCGCCGCGACAGAGCCCACCAGGGCCGCGACCAGGGCGGCGTAGCGGGCCTGAAGCCGGGAGAGACCTCCCAGCGCGTGCACCACGCCGAGGGCGGCCGCGGAGGCCGCGAACGCCGGAAGCGGCTGGACGGTGGCGGCGCCGCCCATGACCGCCAGCGCCACGGGAACCCCGGCCGCGCTGCTGAAGCCGGCGGCGCGCACGGCCATGTAGAAGGCAATCCCGAAGGGAGCCACCGGGTCGAAGGGCTGCGCCCTGCCCATGAGGAATCCGAGGCAGATGCCGGCGTAGAACAGAGGGTGCCACGCCCAGGCCATCCGGGAGACGAACCAAGACCCCAGGCGCCTCCACCGGTTCGGCCCCGGCTCCCTGCGGTCGGAGGGCTTCGCTGGCACGCCACCACCCCCAGCGAGAGATTCGCAGCACCGATTGTACCGCACCTGGCACGCCGAAATTTGTCGAATCCTGGCAGACGCGCTATGTATTTCCACCAGGCGTAAGAGAAGCGCCCGGCGACTGCCTGCTGGCAGTGCCGGGCGTTCCTCCCCTGGTGACCCCAACGGGATTCGAACCCGTGTTTCCGCCTTGAAAGGGCGGTGTCCTAGGCCTCTAGACGATGGGGCCAGCAAGAGGCTAGTTACGATTATGAGGCGACAGAAACACAACGTCAAGTAGCGGCGGCTGGCAGGCGCCCCATAGCCGCACGGGGCGTCGGCCGGTCAGTACCGCATGGTGCAGCTGGGAGGACGGGGGATGTACACGTCCGCGTCGTCCTGGAGCAGCACCTTCACGCGCGCGCCTGCCGGCAGGGGGCCGCAGTGGCCCGGGATGACGGCGTACGCGTTGGCCGCGCACATCGTGCTGAGGACCCCGGCGCGCTGCGCCATGCCCGTGTCGAGGTGGATCTCACCGTCCGGTCCGTTGTACGCCCTGGCCCGCAGGAAGCGGGTAAGCGCCACTTTCTTGAGCACGGGTTGGTCGAGGATGCCCTCCGCCTCCC
This region of Symbiobacterium terraclitae genomic DNA includes:
- a CDS encoding NUDIX hydrolase, yielding MGRAYAGYPMPSCHALIMDGQQVLLVLRANPPLRGYWGLPGGRVELGETVEQALLREVREETGLDVTIERYLGYRDAIDRDESGRVRYHYVVQYFLARPAGGALTPSDDAAEARWVPLAELSGLPVTDAVEWCLAWAGVRSCRDAG
- the yfmF gene encoding EF-P 5-aminopentanol modification-associated protein YfmF — translated: MGDRFTRFPLSEGVNLYVQPTTKFKTTTIYVYFHMPLEPVTVTYNALLPMVLARASADFPTTAELSRHLDELYGASFGVDVARRGEVQSIVFQMEVAGEKHVPGAQGLLPQALDVLGGIITRPLLVGDGFKPEYVDQERTNLRQMIEGLINDKRRYAMVRCTAAMCEGEAFALHRLGRVEDLEGVTPASLLAHHRRVLTEAPVDIFVLGDVDPAGLREEVARRLPLPAGPRRFPDTVVKRGPDRAVKDVVDRLDVNQGVVVIGFRTGITLRDELYFPMLVANGVLGGFSHSKLFQEVREKNSLAYFAYSSIETVKGIGYMYAGVEFADAERCKAIMLEQLRAVQEGAVSDAEMETTIATLVNDMLSAADSPGAMAELAVDQVFSGRDLSIDDRVALYRRVTREQVAEAARHFTPDTVYMLTRREGGA
- a CDS encoding metal-dependent hydrolase; protein product: MDPVSHAVIGSAVAGLFPEGTHAAVCWSAVLGAESPDIDIVVQFVRGRVGYLRAHRGPTHGLATLPLQAALIAAGMKLLHPGAPLGPLFGAALLGTLSHVLFDFGNDYGTQGLWPFSPRRIAFDLIPIVDLGILAIVGAGWLAHALLPAGRPVVFGSVWLALGFYGLLRFLLHRRARALVVEYLRPPADCGEAVGCGVGWALQVVTVHPTLLSLNAWRYVVQQPGGFLTGMVWVWPGRVSRPQRAANQYDQVVLASLKAATVTAFASWTRRPRVEVAWRDGLWEVRWSDMRYEVDGFSPFTAYAWLDAELNLVDEGLGRRTDAAPGPALLLRRLRQEAGRWDPLEH
- the yfmH gene encoding EF-P 5-aminopentanol modification-associated protein YfmH, whose translation is MERQFDPMLRDELFTERLENGLTVAVLVKPGYRQMTARVAVQYGSIDSRFVNPQTGKAVHVPDGIAHFLEHKLFESPEGNVADRFSELGAEANAYTTFTHTVYYFTTTSQFEACLDLLLEFVQEPYFTAETVAKEQGIIEQEIRMYLDDPGWRSSANLLEALYVRHPVRIDIAGTVESIRRIDKDLLYVCHRIFYHPSNMVLFVAGDLNPTEVVERVRASFAGREYPAQPAIQRILPEEPPVINERRRMQELVVSQPILRLGFKEREVGLTGRALLERDLLTSLLLDVVIGRGSPLYTHLYESGLIDQRFGFEHVPEVSFGHTYLTGPTHDPSELEARLLAGFQEAQQQGLAEADFERARRKLIGRVINLMNDLEGAAYLFIDGFFKQIGLFDLLPTLQSLTVEAANERLRSHFDPALAAASIIYPRR
- the tilS gene encoding tRNA lysidine(34) synthetase TilS — encoded protein: MPLLERVRAELVRHQMVLPGDRVIVAVSGGPDSVALAHLLHRLAPEWGLSLHLFHMDHALRGAASRADAAYVAELARSLSLPLTTVALKAGELEREPGSLEANARRRRYAEIRRLAAAIGAQRVATGHSRNDQAETVLMRMLRGSGSTGLAGIPPVREEGGLVIIRPLLTCTRAEIEEYCRAHKLAPRLDASNLQQDFLRNRIRHELLPLLAERYDEAVVDHLAQMAELLREEDRLLADLAQQARARCGWREERTPSGELAVELDGPRLVQEPPALARRVVRMAVQRVAGAEYAPGLPAVNRVLELAGRTDGSHRLDLPQGVCLTVEYGRCRFARTVGESTPRDGQWQLVLGGETRIPELGLRVYTEVVPAAAVAGAEPPDEAWLDRDRLPGRLAIRLRQPGDRLWPVGMEGSKKLQDILVDAKVPRARRDRLPLLVAGDAVVWVPGVRRDRRFRPDAETRTVLRVVLRSAPEGPMGAGTAGASGCSGPSNMVH
- the ftsH gene encoding ATP-dependent zinc metalloprotease FtsH; the encoded protein is MNKLFRSLAFYMLILVISVAIAVQLGGTSQQTTRLMYSDLIQYIQEGQVKRVTLSGSYAEGELITGEKFTVQVPGPSNQGPLIQELQQHPEIQYDFRQDNTSGIWAILLQTLVPVVLVLLAFFFIMQQTQGSGNRVMQFGKSRARLITDDRKRVTFEDVAGIDEVKEELAEIVDFLKHPKRYLELGARIPKGVLLFGPPGTGKTLLAKAVAGEAGVPFFSISGSDFVEMFVGVGASRVRDLFEQAKKNSPCIVFIDEIDAVGRQRGAGYGGGHDEREQTLNQLLVEMDGFSANEGIIIIAATNRPDVLDPALLRPGRFDRQIVIDRPDLRGRLAIFNVHAKGKPLDQDVDLEVLAKRTPGFTGADIANLMNEAALLAARRRKKKISMSDLEDAIDRVMAGGPEKRSRVISEKEKRVTAWHEAGHAVVGHMLPHMDPLHKITIIPRGRAMGYTMFLPVEDRYNISKSEILDRMTMALGGRAAEEITFGEITSGAYDDIERTTQWARRMVTEWGMSEKLGPLTYGVKQDEIFLARDMTRLRNYSEEVAGLIDEEVRNFVHTAYQRALDILTEHKDALDKVSEILLEKETLEGKELEDLLAQLLPPRPKPEPKKPRLVGGGTSQVAPAF
- a CDS encoding SpoIIE family protein phosphatase, with protein sequence MPAKPSDRREPGPNRWRRLGSWFVSRMAWAWHPLFYAGICLGFLMGRAQPFDPVAPFGIAFYMAVRAAGFSSAAGVPVALAVMGGAATVQPLPAFAASAAALGVVHALGGLSRLQARYAALVAALVGSVAAAVQGVLQNPAADWIQLTFWAGLTGVLALIFTLAVEELTQPRYPEGLTADLPIPAIILLAAAFTGLQDLTLWGRVSLHATAAGLAVMLFAQAGGLGWGAAAGAVIGMSSFLSVLASPPAAGAWLNPALTESHAMAYVIAGFLGGSFRELRKPGVGLSYMLGFLSYTMATQGQGAVLESMALSAVAATVLFWIIPSRWISRLSGAVSVRPRAQNPPAGQDREDAVVAGARDQLRAMAQVLKEIQRTYTQVAAVSAGAAQEPETRFRQVVETVCHSCSLYAQCWQKEPEESRRLFEGLWEQIENEGTLPMAPLPEQLEARCIHPEQIVVTLNHVHDLERSGRALTRKLEEGRAIAGEYVQNVARMLDRMADEVEAGSRNHQGLTAVFRATAAVARMPKRGGHISGDSAVTGPLSRGRFLLALSDGMGVGREAAVQSGETVKLLQQLLDAGFNTEVAVRTVNSVLLLRGPGDSFATVDLAVLDLTTGRAEFVKVGAAPSFLKRGNDVTLVKMPSVPVGIVTEIEVEPEFRNLRDGDIIVMVSDGILDVARDEADKERWVLEHLGREQTADPEELAERLLARALDLTPAPEDDLTVVVARVDQVDGHGGDERPRPRVTGEWVPAQPAPRMKPQRKEDRGERGRRR